In Sesamum indicum cultivar Zhongzhi No. 13 linkage group LG8, S_indicum_v1.0, whole genome shotgun sequence, the sequence ACACAGTGATCACAAGCCAGTGCAAAGGGCCGAACTACGCAGCCGAACGCTGTTGCTTACCTCTGAAGCAACTGATTTGCCCCGTGCATGAGCAGTTCAACGACCCGAGGAGCAACTGCCCAGAAACATTTTTTAGTTACGTGAATCTCTATGGAAAGTACCCGCCGGGGCTCTTTGCATCTTTGTGCAGGGAAGGCGAGAAAGGCCTCGACTGCAGAGAGGTCCTTGCTACGCCACCACAGCAGCAAAACGGGGCTCGTCCCCCTCGTGCTCACACCCCTCTGCTGATGATGCTCTTCACTGCACTGGCATTGCTCGTATTCAACATGTCATGAACATATAGAGATGTTCTTTATCTGCCTGAACTTGATTTCCAGTGGtctaagcataataaataAGTGGATCTACTCCACTTGGTGTTgatatatacttaattttaataactgttcttgattttattgattgcTGATATGAGTTTTCTGTTTTGTGATTGGGATTGAGAGGAGAAATCTGGTGAATTTTCTTTACATCAGAGCATGCTCGTGCTCATATTTGTAATACTACAGCTTGTTTTCAATGGGAATTTTCTATTCCACTTAACTGTCACGTGTCGGGTCAATATGTGATTGACACATGTTCccttttatgattaaaaagtttaaatattgATGCGTATAAAAAATTTGGCTACACCACAAAGAtcgaaaaattttcaaaaaaattctaaaattatcagAGGACTAGCCTTGCAAAACAGAGGCTAAAGTTTATAAagaagtaaaaagaaaaacttgaaataaagtgagaataatggtgaaATATGATTGAAGATGATTAATATTCGTGtggaatgaaaattataagctCGAAATAGCTCAAAAACCGAGAGAAAATAGTGTTAGTGTATGAGAGTTTGAGAGTAAGAGTGATGTTGAACTGTGTACCTAGAAACCTGCATAagtcctctatttataggcttaTACATAGTTGGATACGGGGTCAATTATTGAGTGCCATACAGCATTGAAAATCTCCTCGAATTGGCTTTCATCCGCAACAAACCATTATAGATTTGGATAAGTTTCGATTTAGATATATGAGCTGGATGAAACTCTGCCAGATTTGTCTATTTTTCCGGGAATTGGTTACTTATGATCTTTCCAACTCGTTTTACATCCGATTTGTATAGAACCACATAGAGATATTTTAGGGTGATGTGTACAAGCGTCTTAGCAAGCTATATGACATGTCCTTCTAGCTGTATGAGGACGTGTCTGGCTGCAGTGGGCTTACTTTTTGGGCATTCTAGACAGTAAAGAAGCAGGTAAGCCTATGTGTCTTTCTTCTCTAGTGATGGGCTTTTATCTGCCCTGCTTGTGCTCTTATCTGTCCTACTGACGGACTAGTTGGACTTTTAGCCTGCTCGACTAGTATGCATCACTTGTGGGCTTGACCCAATAATTTTAGAGGGCATCATCACTCCCTCGCACTCCAAGAGTGCAAATCGTAGAGTGGGATTGCTGGAGTAAATAGGATACcctgcaaaagaaaaaaaaaagaaagaaaatagtttGCCTACTCGTCAGAAGGACGAATCCCGCTAAGCTTCTTGAGTAATGCCGACCGGCTGAAGGATATTGTGCCTTGTTCTACAGGACAACAAGTGATATCTAAAGAAGATACTCAACAAATTAACAATGTTCCCTCCTCTGCTgtaagaatttgaatttcaaattcgtATATgcaagaaaggaaaaggatAAGCATTAATATGTAATGATTGCaaagaagaaggagaaaagtTCACAGGGAGGAAAAGACAGCTGGCTGGAGTTTTGAGTTTATTCCAAAATaactcacatatatatagggacTTCACCCTTTATTTTACCAT encodes:
- the LOC105168114 gene encoding GPI-anchored protein LLG1, coding for MGSRRALLQLFLSFLVLGFASSSYISNEVLEPHHGSVGRSLLQQKTACTVDFEHMNYTVITSQCKGPNYAAERCCLPLKQLICPVHEQFNDPRSNCPETFFSYVNLYGKYPPGLFASLCREGEKGLDCREVLATPPQQQNGARPPRAHTPLLMMLFTALALLVFNMS